A genome region from Paenibacillus pabuli includes the following:
- a CDS encoding PP2C family protein-serine/threonine phosphatase yields the protein MKILIVDDNPTNVIIIREILKKENYRDILTASSAMEMFEVLGIGEENNELRPRPSDIDLILLDMMMPEMDGIEACSIVQKFENLKDIPIIMVTAIGDSKKLAEALDAGASDYVTKPINKVELMARIRLALRLKQEKDWHKERDQRIQDELKLAAMVQNAVLSPAIEEPLFHVNAIYKPSFELAGDLYSWYPLGEGRYGVLLLDMMGHGISSSLFTMFIASVLKDTVTTYVDPEKVIQELNRRFNQLHLEKQLVQYYFTAIYLVIDTRMKRIDYVNAGHPPALFFQEDGSVTTFDSVCCPVGLFDKMDIEPQTIHYKGDGHIALYTDGLLEAVQGDQEEQLDFLKEQLKGSHEWNEAHMQALFFDDEIPQERDDDKCLVWITLNKGAEAE from the coding sequence ATGAAAATACTTATTGTTGACGACAATCCGACGAATGTCATTATTATTCGAGAAATTCTGAAAAAAGAGAACTATCGTGACATTTTAACGGCAAGTTCAGCCATGGAAATGTTTGAAGTATTGGGGATAGGGGAGGAAAACAACGAACTTCGTCCCAGACCGTCGGATATTGACCTGATTTTGCTAGATATGATGATGCCGGAAATGGATGGGATCGAAGCCTGTAGTATTGTGCAGAAATTCGAAAATCTGAAGGATATTCCTATTATTATGGTTACAGCAATCGGTGACTCCAAGAAACTTGCCGAAGCATTGGATGCGGGAGCGTCAGATTATGTAACCAAACCGATTAACAAGGTGGAGCTGATGGCTCGAATTCGGCTGGCTCTCCGTTTGAAGCAGGAGAAGGACTGGCATAAGGAACGCGACCAACGCATTCAGGATGAGCTTAAGCTGGCTGCTATGGTGCAGAATGCAGTATTAAGTCCGGCAATTGAAGAGCCGTTGTTCCATGTGAATGCCATCTATAAACCTTCTTTTGAACTGGCAGGAGATCTCTACTCATGGTATCCGCTTGGTGAAGGCCGCTATGGCGTATTGCTGCTGGATATGATGGGGCACGGTATTTCTTCTTCTTTATTTACCATGTTTATTGCTTCGGTATTGAAGGATACGGTTACGACGTACGTAGATCCCGAAAAGGTGATTCAGGAGCTGAACCGTCGCTTTAACCAGCTGCATCTGGAGAAGCAGCTGGTACAGTACTACTTTACAGCGATATACCTGGTGATAGATACCCGAATGAAGCGCATTGATTATGTCAACGCGGGGCATCCGCCGGCACTGTTTTTCCAGGAAGATGGAAGTGTAACGACATTTGATTCTGTATGTTGTCCGGTAGGTTTGTTCGACAAGATGGATATTGAACCACAGACCATCCACTATAAGGGTGACGGGCATATTGCACTTTATACCGATGGTCTGCTTGAGGCCGTTCAAGGAGATCAGGAAGAGCAACTGGACTTCCTCAAAGAACAACTGAAGGGCTCACATGAATGGAATGAAGCTCACATGCAGGCACTGTTCTTTGATGACGAGATTCCCCAAGAGCGAGATGATGATAAATGCTTGGTGTGGATTACATTAAATAAAGGGGCGGAAGCTGAATGA
- a CDS encoding general stress protein, whose translation MNSTNAQAYAKVVENGVQAVEAVKELQHTGYLADHIFVLAHEKDRTDRIADTADAKEIGIKEEGVFDSMANLFRSRGDELRAKIVSMGFTEAEADFYESELDKGKVLVIAKKKD comes from the coding sequence AACCAATGCGCAAGCTTATGCAAAAGTGGTAGAAAACGGAGTTCAAGCGGTAGAAGCGGTGAAAGAACTGCAGCATACCGGTTACCTTGCTGATCACATCTTCGTTCTGGCCCACGAGAAGGATCGTACGGATCGAATTGCCGATACAGCCGATGCCAAGGAAATAGGTATCAAGGAAGAAGGCGTATTCGACTCCATGGCGAATTTGTTCCGATCACGTGGTGATGAACTCCGGGCCAAAATTGTATCGATGGGCTTTACAGAAGCTGAGGCAGACTTTTACGAGAGTGAACTCGATAAAGGCAAAGTGCTTGTTATTGCCAAGAAGAAGGATTAA